Proteins from a genomic interval of Posidoniimonas polymericola:
- the lptB gene encoding LPS export ABC transporter ATP-binding protein, translating to MALLEARGLVKSYGRRRVVDGVEFEVEPGEIVGLLGPNGAGKTTSFRMTCGMVEPDAGRVMLCGKEVTNWPMFRRAREGGMGYLAQESSVFRKLSVQNNLLGVMEMLGVNRRERRRRTEELMEQFGITKLRKSKAMSLSGGERRRLEIARCLVSDPKIILLDEPFTGIDPVTIDNIQGIVRDLRDRGISILITDHQVRETLEITDRSYVVRAGKILCHGHPQEVLSNPDAKRYYFGEGIELGAA from the coding sequence ATGGCACTGCTAGAAGCCCGCGGGCTCGTTAAGTCGTACGGCCGCCGCCGCGTGGTGGACGGCGTGGAGTTTGAGGTCGAGCCGGGCGAGATCGTCGGCCTGCTGGGCCCGAACGGCGCCGGCAAGACCACCTCGTTCCGCATGACGTGCGGCATGGTCGAGCCCGACGCCGGGCGCGTGATGCTGTGCGGCAAGGAGGTCACCAACTGGCCGATGTTCCGCCGCGCACGCGAGGGCGGCATGGGCTACCTGGCCCAGGAGTCGAGCGTGTTCCGCAAGCTGTCGGTGCAGAACAACCTGCTGGGCGTGATGGAGATGCTCGGCGTCAACCGCCGCGAGCGGCGGCGACGCACCGAGGAGCTCATGGAGCAGTTCGGCATCACCAAGCTCCGCAAGAGCAAGGCGATGTCGCTGTCGGGCGGCGAGCGGCGGCGATTGGAGATCGCCCGCTGCCTGGTGTCCGACCCGAAGATCATCCTGCTGGACGAGCCGTTCACCGGGATCGACCCGGTCACGATCGACAACATCCAGGGCATCGTCCGCGACCTGCGGGACCGTGGGATCTCGATCCTGATCACCGACCACCAGGTCCGCGAAACGCTCGAGATCACCGACCGCAGCTACGTGGTGAGGGCGGGCAAGATCCTGTGCCACGGCCACCCCCAGGAGGTCCTGAGCAACCCGGACGCCAAACGGTACTACTTTGGCGAGGGGATCGAACTCGGCGCTGCGTAG
- a CDS encoding NIPSNAP family protein, which produces MTLHRLAFAPLLLLLATCCFAEDATKQVIQLRTYTLVDAEAEQRLDDYLENALLPALKRQGIGPVGVLTPAEAEAGQPPRVMLITPADSWAALLDAERRLDADTEYRQAAKDYLATPADKPLVKRITSELLIAFDAWPQTSVPEQKQAGKDRLFELRTYESPTEEFGRLKVEMFNSGEIPIFLDSGISPVFMGQAVVGDKLPNLTYLTVYDDADARDLAWKTFVEHADWQVLKEVKKYLGTVSKIHKSDWKAKSYSEL; this is translated from the coding sequence ATGACCCTGCACCGTTTAGCGTTTGCCCCGTTGCTCCTGCTGCTGGCGACCTGCTGTTTCGCGGAAGACGCGACCAAACAGGTGATCCAGCTCCGCACCTACACGCTGGTCGACGCCGAGGCCGAGCAGCGGCTCGACGACTACCTCGAGAACGCCCTGCTCCCAGCGCTGAAGCGGCAAGGCATCGGGCCGGTTGGGGTGTTGACCCCCGCCGAAGCCGAAGCGGGCCAGCCGCCCCGCGTCATGCTCATCACTCCGGCCGACTCTTGGGCCGCGTTGCTCGACGCCGAGCGGCGGCTCGACGCCGACACCGAGTACCGCCAGGCGGCCAAGGACTACCTGGCCACGCCGGCCGACAAGCCGCTGGTAAAACGGATCACAAGCGAGCTGCTGATTGCCTTCGACGCCTGGCCGCAGACCTCCGTGCCGGAGCAGAAGCAGGCGGGCAAGGACCGGCTGTTCGAGCTGCGGACCTACGAGAGCCCGACCGAGGAGTTCGGCCGCCTGAAGGTCGAGATGTTCAATTCCGGCGAGATCCCGATATTCCTCGACTCGGGCATCAGCCCGGTGTTCATGGGGCAGGCCGTGGTCGGCGACAAGCTGCCCAACCTGACCTACCTGACCGTCTACGACGACGCCGACGCCCGCGACCTCGCGTGGAAGACCTTTGTCGAGCACGCCGACTGGCAGGTGCTCAAGGAGGTGAAGAAGTACCTGGGGACCGTGAGCAAGATCCACAAGAGCGACTGGAAGGCGAAGAGCTACTCGGAGCTGTAG
- a CDS encoding J domain-containing protein, with the protein MLLAQHSWPDAVDFLGLAATFGLLVLAPAVGYVLLYLDYRAYLRSLRRALVVVRGYATSLPDWVIRDSPPCLAALGLSRGCTKADVLAAYRTKVKHLHPDAGGSRTEFARLQQHFEDAMTLVETIGG; encoded by the coding sequence ATGCTGCTCGCTCAACACTCCTGGCCCGACGCGGTCGACTTCCTGGGCCTGGCCGCCACGTTCGGGCTGCTGGTGCTGGCCCCGGCCGTGGGCTACGTGCTGCTCTACCTCGACTACCGCGCGTACCTCCGCTCGCTGCGGCGGGCGCTGGTGGTGGTCCGCGGCTACGCGACCTCGCTGCCCGATTGGGTAATCCGCGACTCGCCCCCCTGCCTGGCGGCGTTGGGGTTGTCGCGCGGCTGCACCAAGGCCGACGTGCTGGCCGCCTACCGGACCAAGGTGAAGCACCTGCACCCCGACGCGGGCGGCAGCCGCACCGAGTTCGCCCGGCTGCAGCAGCACTTCGAGGACGCGATGACGTTGGTCGAGACGATAGGCGGGTGA
- the lpxD gene encoding UDP-3-O-(3-hydroxymyristoyl)glucosamine N-acyltransferase — protein sequence MNHPSAATLGDLARLVNGRLVGDADTLISSVHPLDDAVPGCLTLADNDQRAKSLTDSPAAAAVAPADCDLGALPGILVDDVHQAFAAIVSHFRPARVREPISRHPRAVIADTATIDPTAQVLAGAVIGEDADVGPGVVIHSNTVVGAGCRIGAGTQLFANVTLYDDVTIGQRCLVHSGAVIGAHGFGYSQQDGSHVLSAQLGSVEIGDDVDVGAGATIDRGVYGPTRIGSGTKIDNLVQIAHNCQIGRHNLICSQVGIAGSTSTGDYVVMGGQVGVRDHVTIGDGAVLGAMAGVSNHVAAGARMLGAPAVPERVQKLQFAAIAKLPALRKEFRQLRQLVAEMQASLDDSTADQEPPASAERAA from the coding sequence ATGAACCATCCGTCCGCGGCAACGCTCGGCGACCTCGCCAGGCTGGTGAACGGCCGCCTGGTCGGCGACGCCGACACCCTGATCTCCTCCGTTCACCCGCTGGACGACGCCGTCCCTGGCTGCCTGACCCTGGCCGACAACGACCAGCGGGCCAAGAGCCTGACGGATTCGCCCGCCGCCGCCGCGGTCGCCCCCGCCGACTGCGACCTGGGCGCCCTGCCCGGCATCCTCGTCGACGACGTGCACCAGGCGTTTGCGGCGATTGTGTCGCACTTCCGCCCCGCTCGGGTCCGCGAGCCGATCTCCCGGCACCCGCGGGCGGTCATCGCCGACACCGCCACGATCGACCCCACCGCGCAGGTGCTAGCAGGCGCCGTGATCGGCGAGGACGCGGATGTCGGCCCCGGGGTCGTCATCCACTCGAATACGGTTGTTGGCGCCGGCTGCCGGATCGGTGCGGGGACCCAGCTGTTCGCCAACGTCACGCTGTACGACGACGTTACCATCGGCCAGCGCTGCCTGGTGCACTCCGGCGCCGTGATCGGCGCCCACGGGTTCGGCTACTCGCAGCAGGATGGCTCGCACGTGCTCTCGGCTCAGCTCGGCTCGGTTGAGATCGGCGACGACGTCGACGTCGGCGCCGGGGCCACGATCGACCGCGGCGTCTACGGCCCGACCCGCATTGGCTCGGGCACCAAGATCGACAACCTCGTACAGATCGCCCACAACTGCCAGATCGGCCGCCACAACCTAATCTGCTCGCAGGTCGGCATCGCCGGCAGCACCTCGACCGGCGACTATGTCGTGATGGGCGGCCAGGTCGGCGTCCGCGACCACGTCACGATCGGCGACGGCGCCGTGCTGGGCGCAATGGCGGGCGTGAGCAACCACGTTGCCGCGGGGGCCCGCATGCTGGGGGCTCCAGCCGTGCCCGAACGTGTGCAGAAGCTGCAATTCGCCGCCATTGCGAAGCTGCCCGCCCTGCGGAAGGAATTCCGCCAACTGCGTCAGCTCGTTGCCGAGATGCAAGCCTCCCTAGACGACTCCACCGCGGATCAAGAGCCGCCCGCATCCGCGGAGCGCGCCGCGTGA
- a CDS encoding LpxI family protein — MSEVRVLAHKQRQTIGLIAAWGRYPLVIAEALKASGHRVCCAAVRRHAAPELRELCDHFQWVGAARIGQVVRCFRRHGVQTATMAGKIHKVEMYQPLAWLRYTPDWTTIKTFYPHFVSRTADQRDDTLLGAIVEAFAARGIQLAPATDFAEDLLVKPGLIAGAPLSPSRQADAEFGWKMAKEMGRLDVGQSVCVKDRSVIAVEAVEGTDLCIQRAGKLCPKGGFTVVKVAKPQQDMRFDVPTVGRKTLASMLAAGATTLVIEADKTILLDETDFRAFARQHQISVLAINSSTAAAAA; from the coding sequence GTGAGCGAGGTCCGCGTGCTAGCACACAAGCAACGCCAAACGATCGGGCTGATCGCCGCTTGGGGACGCTACCCGTTGGTGATCGCTGAGGCCCTCAAGGCGTCGGGACACCGGGTCTGCTGCGCGGCCGTGCGACGGCACGCGGCGCCCGAGCTCCGCGAGCTGTGCGACCACTTCCAATGGGTGGGCGCTGCAAGGATCGGCCAGGTAGTGCGGTGCTTCCGGCGCCACGGGGTCCAGACCGCCACGATGGCCGGCAAGATCCACAAGGTCGAGATGTACCAGCCGCTAGCGTGGCTTCGCTACACGCCCGACTGGACCACCATCAAGACCTTCTACCCCCATTTTGTGAGTCGCACCGCGGACCAACGGGACGACACGCTGCTCGGCGCCATCGTCGAAGCGTTCGCGGCCCGCGGCATCCAACTGGCGCCCGCCACCGACTTCGCCGAGGACCTGCTTGTGAAACCTGGACTGATCGCCGGCGCGCCGCTCTCGCCCTCCCGCCAGGCCGACGCCGAATTTGGCTGGAAGATGGCCAAAGAAATGGGCCGCCTCGATGTCGGCCAGAGCGTCTGCGTGAAGGACCGCTCGGTTATCGCTGTCGAGGCGGTCGAGGGGACCGACCTCTGCATCCAGCGGGCAGGCAAGCTGTGCCCGAAGGGCGGATTTACGGTGGTGAAGGTGGCTAAACCCCAGCAAGACATGCGGTTCGACGTGCCAACGGTCGGCCGCAAGACACTCGCTTCCATGCTGGCCGCTGGAGCCACCACACTGGTCATCGAGGCCGACAAAACCATCTTGCTCGACGAGACCGATTTCAGGGCCTTTGCCCGCCAGCATCAAATTAGTGTGCTGGCGATCAATTCCAGCACGGCTGCAGCGGCCGCCTGA
- a CDS encoding sigma-54 interaction domain-containing protein produces the protein MRSRLIVSVSKASMASAQLSPSIESLLAPPPDSPDSWVLGASPRITQIARHAEKAAEVQCTVLVTGETGTGKEVWARALHRLSRRRDKPLVPVNCAALTSTLAESQLFGHEKGAFTGAAGQSLGVFRAANGGVVFLDEVGEMPLELQPKLLRVLQESEVTPVGAAHPERINVQVIAATNRDLEVEVQEGRFREDLYYRLNMVELRVPPLRERVEDIPMFVRYFSQRFAARYGRDLWEPSEVELREFSEYSWPGNIRQLGHVIEQAYVLDCEPTLPNRRQGQTEAAALPFTDLNKLREVAVKQALRSTQGHKGRAAKLLGVHPNTMTRLLAQIKQNSRDQ, from the coding sequence ATGAGAAGTCGGTTGATCGTCAGCGTCTCGAAGGCATCTATGGCTTCGGCGCAACTCTCACCATCGATCGAATCATTGCTGGCGCCCCCGCCAGATTCTCCCGACAGCTGGGTGCTGGGAGCGAGTCCGCGTATTACGCAGATCGCCCGCCACGCCGAGAAGGCTGCCGAGGTGCAGTGCACCGTTCTTGTGACCGGCGAAACCGGCACCGGCAAAGAAGTTTGGGCCCGGGCCCTGCACCGCTTGAGCCGCCGCCGCGACAAGCCACTTGTGCCGGTCAACTGTGCGGCCCTCACCTCGACTCTCGCCGAGAGCCAACTCTTTGGTCACGAGAAGGGCGCATTTACGGGCGCCGCTGGCCAGAGCCTCGGTGTGTTCCGCGCCGCGAACGGCGGCGTTGTGTTCCTCGATGAAGTCGGCGAGATGCCGCTCGAGCTGCAGCCGAAACTGCTACGCGTGCTGCAGGAGTCCGAGGTGACGCCGGTTGGCGCCGCCCACCCCGAACGGATCAACGTGCAGGTGATCGCCGCCACCAACCGCGACCTAGAAGTCGAGGTGCAGGAAGGCCGATTCCGTGAAGACCTCTACTACCGCCTGAACATGGTAGAGTTACGCGTCCCGCCGTTGCGTGAGCGTGTGGAAGACATCCCGATGTTTGTCCGGTACTTCTCGCAGCGGTTCGCGGCCCGGTACGGACGCGACCTGTGGGAGCCCTCTGAGGTTGAGCTACGCGAGTTCTCGGAGTATTCGTGGCCCGGCAACATACGCCAGCTCGGCCACGTTATCGAACAGGCGTACGTGCTGGACTGCGAGCCCACCCTCCCCAATCGCCGCCAGGGACAAACCGAGGCCGCGGCGCTGCCGTTCACCGACCTCAACAAGCTCCGCGAGGTCGCCGTGAAGCAGGCGTTGCGATCGACGCAAGGTCACAAGGGCCGGGCCGCCAAGCTGCTGGGCGTGCACCCGAACACGATGACGCGGCTGCTGGCTCAGATCAAGCAGAACTCGCGGGATCAGTAG